A stretch of the Balneolales bacterium ANBcel1 genome encodes the following:
- the recR gene encoding recombination mediator RecR has product MQLISETLEQAVEQLARLPGMGRKSAQRIAMHLLKQNDEQVYRLSRAISELKKNIQYCSVCFNITDQDPCPICTSEKRNTGVVCVVEEPKDVYVIERTKEFGGRYHVLGGVISPLQNIGPNELRINELVGRIRDGEGIQELILALNPDAEGEATGYYINKLAHPMGVNVTRIAHGIPMGTDLEFIDDATLTRAFAGRRTF; this is encoded by the coding sequence CGCTTGCCGGGGATGGGTAGAAAATCCGCCCAACGTATTGCCATGCATCTTCTCAAGCAGAACGACGAGCAGGTATACCGGCTTTCCCGCGCCATCTCCGAACTGAAAAAGAACATACAATACTGTTCCGTCTGTTTTAACATCACGGATCAGGATCCGTGTCCGATTTGCACCTCGGAAAAACGAAATACCGGTGTTGTATGTGTGGTCGAGGAGCCGAAAGACGTCTATGTGATCGAACGGACCAAGGAATTCGGCGGCCGTTATCATGTCTTGGGCGGAGTGATATCACCTCTGCAGAATATTGGTCCAAATGAATTGCGAATCAATGAACTGGTAGGGAGAATACGAGACGGTGAAGGGATTCAGGAGTTAATACTCGCTCTGAATCCGGATGCGGAAGGCGAGGCCACCGGCTATTACATCAATAAGTTGGCTCATCCCATGGGTGTGAATGTCACACGTATCGCGCACGGGATTCCGATGGGAACCGATCTGGAGTTTATTGACGACGCCACGCTGACGCGTGCTTTTGCGGGACGCCGCACTTTTTAA